The Seriola aureovittata isolate HTS-2021-v1 ecotype China chromosome 3, ASM2101889v1, whole genome shotgun sequence genome includes a region encoding these proteins:
- the tbce gene encoding tubulin-specific chaperone E — MGVDQTEPEVPEEAVGRRVSCGGERATVRYVGPVPPTAGLWLGVEWDDPDRGKHDGSHEGVQYFTCSHTKGGSFVRPAKASFGVDYLAAVRQVYQVDTEEVLSEEISISDKKLKWWCVEERSYESLPSVILSRCEVNGPGDDGEIKKTTPNVQWLDMSGTLLSCWEDVAAVTQQLERLEGLQLSNNRLRLTSDPSTHCQAFCNIKVLALNSCDLTWPQILHCAPMWPQLEDLCVEENNITELQRPEDVLQSLKSLSLSSNPLVQESVLSLSALPRLEQLNLSNTGLSVIRFDDAAPGAPTEMFPALKKLSLDRNNITEWCVVDELAKLRSLVQFSCRGNRLTSSDRNPKTANQILIAKLGRLVLLNSCEIQPEDRKGAELDYIKMFGEEWLKAGGRSQASAQFISQHPRYQTLIDKYGAPEEGELKKPEPFALKNQLLKITFVFPDAGERKPIEKKLPATMEVQKVKGLLYRLLKVPVADLKLTYTSPKMVGTEFEIDSDLKTLQFYSIEDGNQVLVRWS; from the exons ATGGGAGTCGACCAGACGGAGCCGGAGGTGCCGGAGGAAGCGGTGGGCAGGCGGGTGTCCTGCGGCGGGGAGCGGGCCACGGTGCGGTACGTGGGTCCGGTACCACCCACAGCAG gGCTGTGGCTCGGCGTGGAGTGGGATGACCCCGACAGAGGGAAGCATGACGGCAGCCACGAGGGAGTCCAGTATTTTACATGCAG TCACACTAAAGGAGGCTCCTTCGTCCGCCCGGCGAAGGCGAGCTTCGGTGTGGACTACCTGGCCGCTGTGCGACAGGTGTACCAGGTCGACACGGAGGAGGTGCTGAGTGAGGagatctccatctctgacaaGAAGCTGAAGTGGTGGTGCGTCGAGGAGCGCAG tTATGAGAGTCTTCCGTCAGTGATACTGAGTCGCTGTGAGGTGAACGGCCCCGGAGACGATGGAGaaatcaagaaaacaacaccCA ACGTCCAGTGGTTGGACATGAGTGGGACTCTGCTGTCCTGCTGGGAGGACGTGGCCGCCGTCACGCAGCAGCTGGAGAGACTGGAGGGACTACAGCTCAG CAACAACAGACTgcgtttgacctctgacccctcgACTCACTGCCAGGCTTTCTGCAACATCAAAGTCCTGGCTCTGAACAGCTGTGACCTCACCTGGCCACAG ATCCTGCACTGCGCCCCCATGTGGCCTCAGCTGGAGGAtctgtgtgtggaggagaacaacatcacagagctgcagag GCCGGAGGACGTCCTGCAGTCCCTGAAGagtctcagtctgtcctctAATCCTTTAGTCCAGGAGAGCGTGCtcagtctctctgctctgcccaG ACTGGAGCAGCTGAACTTGTCCAACACCGGACTGTCCGTCATTCGCTTTGACGACGCTGCACCTG GAGCTCCGACAGAAATGTTTCCCGCTCTGAAGAAACTCAGCCTGGACCGCAACAACATCACTGAG tggtGTGTGGTGGACGAGCTAGCCAAACTTCGTAGTCTGGTTCAGTTTTCGTGTCGTGGCAACCGACTGACGAGCAGCGACCGAAACCccaaaacagccaatcagatacTGATCGCCAAACTGGGACGACTGGTCCTCCTCAACagctgtgag ATACAGCCTGAAGACAGGAAGGGGGCGGAGCTTGACTACATCAAGATGTTCGGAGAGGAGTGGCTGAAGGCaggggggcggagtcaggccaGCGCCCAGTTCATCAGTCAGCACCCTCGTTACCAGACCCTCATCGACA AGTACGGAGCTCCAGAGGAAGGAGAGCTGAAGAAGCCGGAGCCGTTCGCCCTGAAAAATCAGCTGTTAA AGATCACGTTTGTGTTTCCTGATGCCGGCGAGCGGAAGCCGATCGAGAAGAAGCTTCCAG CCACCATGGAGGTTCAGAAGGTGAAGGGACTCCTGTACCGACTGCTGAAGGTTCCTGTGGCAGATCTGAAGCTCACCTACACCAGCCCCAAG ATGGTGGGGACAGAGTTTGAAATTGACAGCGACCTGAAGACTCTACAGTTTTACTCAATAGAGGACGGAAACCAGGTGCTGGTCCGCTGGTCCTGA
- the rbm34 gene encoding RNA-binding protein 34 yields the protein MKKKLHQSGEASSEQQAADYVVGQVSGSLFQKNAAAPGSLSTLFSTAAPAASLLFQPAPEPVQRSTVEKQQQNETPGVKGQPGQKKKKQLPKEKSAADQKLENRESGLQEADDDERGQETSVKQKKKKRKASELGGEKDVEHWVMKRQRLKASREEEAVKSKRTVFVGNLPISCTKKTLRSLFRDQGSIDSIRFRSVVREDPSMSRKVAAIKRQIHPKKQSVNAYVVFKDEEGVAKALERNGLEIEKDFHIRVDRVTDSSAHDHKRSVFVGNLSFEINELAFRRHFEECGPVEAVRLVRDQNSGLGKGFGYVLFESADSVQLALELDGSKLEGRSVRVKRSVKKEKQKNKTNNTGSAARTGRGPSKGPAKGPVKGPVKGSGRGGFKSQRKFTGKQQRSTKSSGSFKGEMVDPNKKTKKKGLKKKVKPNKTLHI from the exons ATGAAGAAGAAACTTCACCAGAG TGGAGAGGCGTCATCAGAACAACAGGCAGCTGACTACGTGGTGGGTCAGGTGTCAGGAAGTTTGTTCCAGAAGAACGCGGCAGCTCCTGGGTCGCTGTCGACTTTATTCAGCACCGCTGCCCCAGCTGCGTCTCTGCTGTTTCAGCCTGCACCCGAG CCGGTTCAGAGGAGCACAgtggaaaagcagcagcagaatgaaaCTCCAGGTGTCAAAGGTCAACCagggcagaagaagaagaagcagctgccAAAGGAGAAATCAGCAGCCGACCAGAAGCTGGAAAACAG GGAGAGCGGTCTGCAGGAGGCGGACGACGACGAGCGAGGGCAGGAGACGTCggtgaagcagaagaagaagaagaggaaggcgTCGGAGTTGGGCGGAGAGAAGGATGTGGAGCACTGGGTGATGAAGAGGCAGCGGCTGAAGgccagcagagaggaggaggccgTGAAGAGCAAGAGGACGGTGTTCGTCGGCAACCTGCCCATCAGCTGCACCAAGAAG ACGCTGCGGAGCCTCTTCAGGGATCAAGGATCCATCGACTCCATCCGCTTTCGCTCCgtg GTCAGAGAGGATCCGTCCATGTCCCGCAAGGTCGCAGCCATCAA ACGTCAAATTCATCCCAAGAAGCAAAGCGTGAACGCTTACGTGGTGTTTAAAGACGAGGAGGGGGTCGCCAAGGCGTTAGAAAG GAACGGCCTGGAGATCGAGAAAGACTTTCACATCCGAGTGGACCGAGTGACTGACAGCTCGGCA CACGATCACAAACGTTCTGTTTTCGTGGGGAATCTTTCGTTCG AGATTAACGAACTGGCGTTTCGACGGCATTTCGAGGAGTGCGGCCCGGTGGAGGCGGTGAGACTGGTCCGAGACCAGAACTCTGGACTGGGGAAAGGATTCGGCTACGTCCTGTTTGAG AGCGCCGACTCGGTCCAGCTGGCGTTGGAACTGGACGGCTCGAAGCTGGAGGGCAGGTCCGTCCGGGTGAAGAGGTCGGTgaagaaagagaagcagaagaatAAAACGAACAACACAGGATCCGCAGCGAGGACCGGCAGAGGCCCCTCAAAGGGCCCCGCTAAGGGTCCTGTGAAGGGCCCTGTGAAGGGCTCAGGGAGGGGAGGCTTCAAGTCTCAGAGGAAATTCACTGGAAAACAGCAGAGGTCGACCAAAAGCTCCGGCTCCTTCAAAGGAGAGATGGTGGATCCAAACAAAAAGACTAAAAAGAAAGGACTGAAGAAGAAAGTGAAGCCAAACAAGACTCTTCATATCTGA
- the tomm20b gene encoding mitochondrial import receptor subunit TOM20 homolog B: protein MMGGKTSALAAGVCGALFVGYCIYFDRKRRNDPNFKNRLRERRKKQKVAKERAGLAKLPDLKDAEAVQKFFLEEIQLGEELLAQGDYEKGVDHLTNAIAVCGQPQQLLQVLQQTLPPPVFQMLLTKLPSISQRIVSAQSLSEDDIE from the exons ATGATGGGCGGGAAGACGAGCGCGCTGGCCGCGGGAGTGTGCGGCGCTCTGTTCGTCGGTTACTGTATTTACTTCGACAGGAAAAGACGGAATGACCCCAACTTCAAGAACAGGCTGCGAGAAC ggaggaagaagcagaaagTGGCCAAAGAGAGAGCAGGTCTGGCAAAG CTTCCAGACCTGAAGGACGCTGAGGCGGTGCAGAAGTTCTTCCTGGAGGAGATCCAGCTGGGGGAGGAGCTTCTGGCTCAAG GAGACTATGAGAAAGGCGTGGACCACCTGACCAACGCCATCGCGGTGTGCGGTcagcctcagcagctgctgcaggtcctGCAGCAGACTCTGCCCCCGCCCGTCTTCCAGATGCTGCTCACCAAACTGCCCAGCATCAGCCAG cGTATCGTGAGCGCACAGAGTCTGAGCGAGGACGATATAGAATAA
- the LOC130164555 gene encoding zinc finger protein RFP-like: MSAANCLLSEDQFLCSICLDVFTDPVSTPCGHNFCKNCITTHWDNNVPCQCPMCKKVFKRRPKLHINTFISEVVAQFKLEAQQKTSSSSSEQQVSKPVEVPCDVCTGTKLKALKSCLVCLTSYCETHLEPHLTVSRLKRHQLIDPVENLEDRMCTKHDKPLELFCQTDQTCVCVLCSVLDHKTHEFVPLKEGYEGKKAELEKTEAEIQQMIQKRRVKIQEIKHSVKISKDDADREKAEGVQVFTALKESVDRGLNQLIKEIEDKQKTTDKQAEDFITELEQEISELMKRSTEVEQLSLSEDHLHLLQSFPSLKAAPPTKDWTQVRVRPPSYERTVVRAVAQLEETLSEEMKKLFEAELKRVQQYAEDVTLDPDTAYPKLILSDDGKQVHCGDVRKNLRDNPERFSYCVFVLGKQSFSSGRFYFEVQVKGKTKWNLGVARESINRKGDITLRPQNGYWTIWLRNGNDYKALADPPVRLTLKSQPEKVGVFVDHEEGLVSFYDVAAAALIYSFTGCSFTEKLYPYIGPCNNDGGKNSAPLIICPVNQTV; this comes from the coding sequence ATGTCTGCTGCCAACTGTCTACTATCTGAAGATCAGTTCCTGTGCTCCATCTGTCTGGATGTGTTCACTGATCCAGTCAGTACACCATGTGGACACAACTTCTGTAAGAACTGCATCACTACACACTGGGACAATAATGTCCCATGTCAGTGTCCCAtgtgtaaaaaggtttttaaaagaaGACCTAAGCTTCACATCAACACTTTCATCTCTGAGGTTGTTGCTCAGTTCAAACTTGAAGCTCaacagaaaaccagcagcagcagctcagagcaacAAGTTTCCAAACCAGTAGAAGTTCCCTGTGACGTCTGCACTGGAACCAAACTGAAGGCCCTGAAGTCCTGCCTGGTGTGTCTGACCTCCTACTGTGAGACTCACCTGGAGCCTCACCTGACAGTGTCACGCCTGAAAAGACATCAGCTGATCGACCCTGTGGAGAACCTGGAAGACAGGATGTGTACGAAGCACGATAAACCTCTGGAGCTGTTCTGTCAGACCGACCAGACATGTGTCTGcgtgctctgctctgttttagACCACAAGACACATGAGTTTGTTCCTCTGAAAGAAGGATATGAAGGAAAgaaggcagagctggagaagaCAGAGGCTGAAATTCAGCAAATGATCCAGAAGAGACGAGTGAAGATTCAGGAGATCAAACACTCAGTCAAGATCAGTAAAGatgatgcagacagagagaaagcagaaggTGTTCAGGTCTTCACTGCTCTGAAGGAGTCTGTTGACAGAGGCCTGAACCAGCTCATAAAGGAGATcgaagacaaacagaaaaccacagacaaacaggctgaAGACTTCATCACAGAGCTGGAACAGGAAATCTCTGAGCTGATGAAGAGAAGCACTgaggtggagcagctctcactctctgaagaccacctccacctcctccaaagCTTCCCATCCCTGAAAGCTGCTCCACCCACCAAGGACTGGACACAGGTCAGAGTCCGTCCACCATCATATGAGAGGACTGTGGTGAGAGCTGtggctcagctggaggagacgctcagtgaagagatgaagaagctgtttgaggctgagctgaagagggTCCAGCAGTATGCAGAGGATGTGACTCTGGATCCTGATACAGCATATCCTAAACTCATCCTGTCTGATGATGGAAAACAAGTTCACTGTGGTGATGTGAGGAAGAATCTCCGAGACAACCCAGAGAGATTTtcttactgtgtttttgtcttagGAAAGCAGAGTTTCTCTTCAGGCAGATTTTACTTTGAGGTTCAGGTTAAAGGAAAGACTAAGTGGAATTTAGGAGTGGCCAGAGAGTCGATCAACAGGAAGGGAGACATCACACTGAGACCTCAGAATGGTTACTGGACGATATGGTTGAGAAATGGAAATGATTACAAAGCTCTTGCTGACCCTCCAGTCCGTCTCACTCTGAAGTCTCAGCCTGAGAAGGTGGGGGTGTTTGTGGATCATGAGGAGGGTCTGGTCTCCTTTTATGAcgtagctgctgcagctctcatcTACTCCTTTACTGGCTGCTCCTTCACTGAGAAACTCTACCCATACATAGGTCCCTGTAATAATGATGGTGGTAAAAACTCCGCCCCTCTGATCATCTgtcctgtcaatcaaactgtcTGA
- the LOC130164565 gene encoding E3 ubiquitin-protein ligase TRIM21-like: MSAASNLRSEDQFLCSICLDVFTDPVTTPCGHNFCKNCITTHWDISDRCQCPMCKKVFNIRPELDINTFISEVVAQFKHEAQQKTSSSSSEQQVSKPGEVPCDVCTGTKLKALKSCLVCLTSYCETHLEPHLTVSGLKRHQLIDPVENLEDRMCTKHDKPLELFCQTDQTCVCMLCSVLDHKTHEFVPLKEGYEGKKAELEKTEAEIQQMIQKRRVKIQEIKHSVKISKDDADREKAEGVQVFTALKESVDRGLNQLIKEIEDKQKTTDKQAEDFITELEQEISELMKRSTEVEQLSLSEDHLHLLQSFPSLKAAPPTKDWTEVRVRPPSYEGTVVRAVAQLEETLSEEMKKLFEAELKRVQQYAEDVTLDPDTANPYLILSDDGKQVHCGDVRKNLPDNSERFSHCVIVLGKQSFSSGRFYFEVQVKGKTDWILGVARESINRKGDITLRPDDGYWTIWLRNGNEYEALANPPVRLSLKSQPEKVGVFVDHEEGLVSFYDVAAAALIYSFTGCSFTEKLYPFFCPYPNDGGKNSAPLIICPVNPTA; this comes from the coding sequence ATGTCTGCTGCCAGCAACCTGAGATCTGAAGATCAGTTCCTGTGCTCCATCTGTCTGGATGTGTTCACTGATCCAGTCACTACACCATGTGGACACAACTTCTGTAAGAACTGCATCACTACACACTGGGACATTAGTGACAGGTGTCAGTGTCCCATGTGTAAAAAGGTTTTCAACATAAGACCTGAACTAGACATCAACACTTTCATCTCTGAGGTTGTTGCTCAGTTCAAACATGAAGCTCaacagaaaaccagcagcagcagctcagagcaacaagtttccaaaccaggagaagttCCCTGTGACGTCTGCACTGGAACCAAACTGAAGGCCCTGAAGTCCTGCCTGGTGTGTCTGACCTCCTACTGTGAGACTCACCTGGAGCCTCACCTGACAGTGTCAGGCCTGAAAAGACATCAGCTGATCGACCCTGTGGAGAACCTGGAAGACAGGATGTGTACGAAGCACGATAAACCTCTGGAGCTGTTCTGTCAGACCGACCAGACATGTGTCTGcatgctctgctctgttttagACCACAAGACACATGAGTTTGTTCCTCTGAAAGAAGGATATGAAGGAAAgaaggcagagctggagaagaCAGAGGCTGAAATTCAGCAAATGATCCAGAAGAGACGAGTGAAGATTCAGGAGATCAAACACTCAGTCAAGATCAGTAAAGatgatgcagacagagagaaagcagaaggTGTTCAGGTCTTCACTGCTCTGAAGGAGTCTGTTGACAGAGGCCTGAACCAGCTCATAAAGGAGATcgaagacaaacagaaaaccacagacaaacaggctgaAGACTTCATCACAGAGCTGGAACAGGAAATCTCTGAGCTGATGAAGAGAAGCACTgaggtggagcagctctcactctctgaagaccacctccacctcctccaaagCTTCCCATCCCTGAAAGCTGCTCCACCCACCAAGGACtggacagaggtcagagtccGTCCACCATCATATGAGGGGACTGTGGTGAGAGCTGtggctcagctggaggagacgctcagtgaagagatgaagaagctgtttgaggctgagctgaagagggTCCAGCAGTATGCAGAGGATGTGACTCTGGATCCTGATACAGCAAATCCTTATCTCATCCTGTCTGATGATGGAAAACAAGTTCACTGTGGTGATGTGAGGAAGAATCTCCCCGACAACTCAGAGAGATTTTCTCACTGTGTTATTGTCTTAGGAAAGCAGAGTTTCTCTTCAGGCAGATTTTACTTTGAGGTTCAGGTTAAAGGAAAGACTGACTGGATTTTAGGAGTGGCCAGAGAGTCGATCAACAGGAAGGGAGACATCACACTGAGACCTGATGATGGTTACTGGACGATATGGTTGAGAAATGGAAACGAGTATGAAGCTCTTGCTAACCCCCCAGTCCGTCTCTCTCTGAAGTCTCAGCCTGAGAAGGTGGGGGTGTTTGTGGATCATGAGGAGGGTCTGGTCTCCTTTTATGAcgtagctgctgcagctctcatcTACTCCTTTACTGGCTGCTCCTTCACTGAGAAACTCTACCCATTTTTCTGTCCCTATCCTAATGATGGTGGTAAAAACTCCGCCCCTCTGATCATCTGTCCTGTTAATCCAACTGCCTGA